From a region of the Acomys russatus chromosome 4, mAcoRus1.1, whole genome shotgun sequence genome:
- the Tubgcp4 gene encoding gamma-tubulin complex component 4 isoform X2, translating to MIHELLFALSGYPGSIFTWNKRSGLQVSQDFPFLHPSETSVLNRLCRLGTDYIRFLEFIEQYTGHVQQQDHHPSQQGQGGLHGIYLRAFCTGLGSVLQPYRKALLDLEQEILADPHLSISHVNYSLDQFQLLFPSVMVVVEQIKSQKIHGCQILETVYKHSCGGLPPVRSALEKILVVCHGVMYKQLSAWMLHGLLLDQHEEFFIKQGPSSGNISAQQEEDEEDLGIGGLTGKQLRELQDLRLIEEENMLAPSLKQFSLRVEILPSYIPVRVAEKILFVGESVQMFENQNVTLTRKGSILKNQEDTFAAELHRLKQQPLFSLVDFEQVVDRIRSTVAEHLWKLMVEESDLLGQLKIIKDFYLLGRGELFQAFIDTAQHMLKTPPTAVTEHDVNVAFQQSAHKVLLDDDSLLPLLHLTIEYHGKDHKDATQPREVPSRDTSPREGPASGWAALGLSYRVQWPLHILFTPAVLEKYNVVFKYLLSVRRVQAELQHCWALQMQRKHLKSNQTDAIKWRLRNHMAFLVDNLQYYLQVDVLESQFSQLLHQINSTRDFESIRLAHDHFLSNLLAQSFILLKPVFHCLNEILDLCHSFCSLVSQNLGPLDERGAAQLSILVKGFSRQSSLLFKILSSVRNHQINSDLAQLLLRLDYNKYYTQAGGTLGSFGM from the exons gtttcccaGGACTTCCCATTTCTTCACCCCAGTGAGACGAGTGTTCTGAACCGACTCTGCCGGCTCGGCACAGACTACATTCGATTCCTTGAGTTTATTGAACAGTACACAGGCCATGTGCAGCAACAG GATCACCATCCATCCCAGCAGGGCCAAGGTGGGCTCCATGGGATCTACCTGAGGGCCTTCTGCACAGGGCTGGGTTCAGTTCTGCAGCCTTACCGCAAAGCACTACTTGACTTGGAACAAGAG ATCCTGGCTGACCCACATCTCTCCATATCACATGTCAATTACTCCTTGGATCAG TTCCAGCTCCTTTTTCCCTCTGTGATGGTTGTAGTGGAGCAAATTAAAAGCCAAAAG ATTCATGGCTGTCAAATCCTGGAAACAGTTTACAAACACAGCTGTGGGGGGTTGCCTCCAGTTCGAAGCGCACTAGAAAA AATCCTGGTTGTATGCCACGGAGTCATGTATAAACAGCTCTCGGCCTGGATGCTGCATGGACTCCTCTTGGACCAGCATGAAGAGTTCTTCATCAAACAGGGTCCGTCGTCTGGTAATATCAGTGCCCagcaggaagaggatgaggaggatctGGGAATAGGAGGCCTGACAGGAAAACAACTGAGAGAACTGCAGGACCTG CGCCTAATTGAGGAAGAGAACATGCTGGCCCCATCTCTGAAGCAGTTTTCCCTGCGGGTGGAGATCTTACCATCCTACATTCCAGTGCGAGTTGCTGAGAAAATCCTCTTTGTTGGAGAGTCTGTCCAGATGTTTGAGAATCAGAATGTGACCCTGACGAGGAAAG GGTCCATCTTGAAGAACCAGGAGGACACTTTTGCTGCAGAGCTGCATCGGCTCAAGCAGCAGCCACTCTTCAGCCTGGTGGATTTTGAGCAGGTGGTGGATCGGATTCGTAGCACTGTGGCTGAG CACCTCTGGAAACTAATGGTAGAAGAATCAGATTTACTGGGTCAGCTAAAG ATCATTAAAGACTTTTACCTTCTGGGACGAGGAGAACTATTCCAGGCCTTCATTGACACAGCTCAACACATGTTAAAAACACCTCCCACTGCAGTAACAGAGCATG ATGTGAACGTGGCCTTTCAGCAGTCCGCACACAAGGTGCTGCTGGACGACGACAGCCTTCTCCCTCTGCTGCACTTGACCATCGAGTATCACGGGAAGGACCACAAAG ATGCCACCCAGCCCCGAGAAGTGCCTTCTAGGGACACATCCCCCCGGGAAGGCCCCGCGTCGGGCTGGGCCGCGCTCGGCCTCTCCTACAGAGTCCAGTGGCCGCTGCACATTCTCTTCACCCCAGCTGTCTTGGAAAA GTACAATGTTGTTTTCAAGTACTTACTGAGTGTGCGCCGGGTCCAAGCTGAACTACAGCACTGCTGGGCTCTCCAGATGCAACGCAAGCACCTCAAATCTAACCAGACAGACGCAATCAAGTGGCGCCTAAGGAATCACATGGCCTTCTTGGTAGACAATCTTCAATACTATCTCCAG GTAGATGTGCTGGAGTCTCAGTTCTCACAGCTGCTTCATCAGATCAATTCTACTCGGGACTTTGAAAGTATCCGATTGGCGCATGATCACTTCCTAAGCAATCTGCTGGCCCAGTCCTTTATTTTGCTGAAACCT GTGTTTCACTGCCTGAATGAAATTCTGGATCTGTGTCACAGTTTTTGTTCACTGGTCAGTCAGAACCTGGGTCCACTGGATGAGCGAGGAGCTGCCCAGCTGAGCATTCTTGTGAAG GGCTTTAGTCGCCAGTCTTCACTCCTGTTCAAGATCCTTTCCAGTGTTCGGAATCATCAGATCAACTCAGATTTGGCTCAATTACTGCTCCGGCTAGATTATAACAAATATTATACCCAGGCTGGTGGAACTCTGGGCAG ttttggGATGTAA
- the Tubgcp4 gene encoding gamma-tubulin complex component 4 isoform X1 has protein sequence MIHELLFALSGYPGSIFTWNKRSGLQVSQDFPFLHPSETSVLNRLCRLGTDYIRFLEFIEQYTGHVQQQDHHPSQQGQGGLHGIYLRAFCTGLGSVLQPYRKALLDLEQEILADPHLSISHVNYSLDQFQLLFPSVMVVVEQIKSQKIHGCQILETVYKHSCGGLPPVRSALEKILVVCHGVMYKQLSAWMLHGLLLDQHEEFFIKQGPSSGNISAQQEEDEEDLGIGGLTGKQLRELQDLRLIEEENMLAPSLKQFSLRVEILPSYIPVRVAEKILFVGESVQMFENQNVTLTRKGSILKNQEDTFAAELHRLKQQPLFSLVDFEQVVDRIRSTVAEHLWKLMVEESDLLGQLKIIKDFYLLGRGELFQAFIDTAQHMLKTPPTAVTEHDVNVAFQQSAHKVLLDDDSLLPLLHLTIEYHGKDHKADATQPREVPSRDTSPREGPASGWAALGLSYRVQWPLHILFTPAVLEKYNVVFKYLLSVRRVQAELQHCWALQMQRKHLKSNQTDAIKWRLRNHMAFLVDNLQYYLQVDVLESQFSQLLHQINSTRDFESIRLAHDHFLSNLLAQSFILLKPVFHCLNEILDLCHSFCSLVSQNLGPLDERGAAQLSILVKGFSRQSSLLFKILSSVRNHQINSDLAQLLLRLDYNKYYTQAGGTLGSFGM, from the exons gtttcccaGGACTTCCCATTTCTTCACCCCAGTGAGACGAGTGTTCTGAACCGACTCTGCCGGCTCGGCACAGACTACATTCGATTCCTTGAGTTTATTGAACAGTACACAGGCCATGTGCAGCAACAG GATCACCATCCATCCCAGCAGGGCCAAGGTGGGCTCCATGGGATCTACCTGAGGGCCTTCTGCACAGGGCTGGGTTCAGTTCTGCAGCCTTACCGCAAAGCACTACTTGACTTGGAACAAGAG ATCCTGGCTGACCCACATCTCTCCATATCACATGTCAATTACTCCTTGGATCAG TTCCAGCTCCTTTTTCCCTCTGTGATGGTTGTAGTGGAGCAAATTAAAAGCCAAAAG ATTCATGGCTGTCAAATCCTGGAAACAGTTTACAAACACAGCTGTGGGGGGTTGCCTCCAGTTCGAAGCGCACTAGAAAA AATCCTGGTTGTATGCCACGGAGTCATGTATAAACAGCTCTCGGCCTGGATGCTGCATGGACTCCTCTTGGACCAGCATGAAGAGTTCTTCATCAAACAGGGTCCGTCGTCTGGTAATATCAGTGCCCagcaggaagaggatgaggaggatctGGGAATAGGAGGCCTGACAGGAAAACAACTGAGAGAACTGCAGGACCTG CGCCTAATTGAGGAAGAGAACATGCTGGCCCCATCTCTGAAGCAGTTTTCCCTGCGGGTGGAGATCTTACCATCCTACATTCCAGTGCGAGTTGCTGAGAAAATCCTCTTTGTTGGAGAGTCTGTCCAGATGTTTGAGAATCAGAATGTGACCCTGACGAGGAAAG GGTCCATCTTGAAGAACCAGGAGGACACTTTTGCTGCAGAGCTGCATCGGCTCAAGCAGCAGCCACTCTTCAGCCTGGTGGATTTTGAGCAGGTGGTGGATCGGATTCGTAGCACTGTGGCTGAG CACCTCTGGAAACTAATGGTAGAAGAATCAGATTTACTGGGTCAGCTAAAG ATCATTAAAGACTTTTACCTTCTGGGACGAGGAGAACTATTCCAGGCCTTCATTGACACAGCTCAACACATGTTAAAAACACCTCCCACTGCAGTAACAGAGCATG ATGTGAACGTGGCCTTTCAGCAGTCCGCACACAAGGTGCTGCTGGACGACGACAGCCTTCTCCCTCTGCTGCACTTGACCATCGAGTATCACGGGAAGGACCACAAAG CAGATGCCACCCAGCCCCGAGAAGTGCCTTCTAGGGACACATCCCCCCGGGAAGGCCCCGCGTCGGGCTGGGCCGCGCTCGGCCTCTCCTACAGAGTCCAGTGGCCGCTGCACATTCTCTTCACCCCAGCTGTCTTGGAAAA GTACAATGTTGTTTTCAAGTACTTACTGAGTGTGCGCCGGGTCCAAGCTGAACTACAGCACTGCTGGGCTCTCCAGATGCAACGCAAGCACCTCAAATCTAACCAGACAGACGCAATCAAGTGGCGCCTAAGGAATCACATGGCCTTCTTGGTAGACAATCTTCAATACTATCTCCAG GTAGATGTGCTGGAGTCTCAGTTCTCACAGCTGCTTCATCAGATCAATTCTACTCGGGACTTTGAAAGTATCCGATTGGCGCATGATCACTTCCTAAGCAATCTGCTGGCCCAGTCCTTTATTTTGCTGAAACCT GTGTTTCACTGCCTGAATGAAATTCTGGATCTGTGTCACAGTTTTTGTTCACTGGTCAGTCAGAACCTGGGTCCACTGGATGAGCGAGGAGCTGCCCAGCTGAGCATTCTTGTGAAG GGCTTTAGTCGCCAGTCTTCACTCCTGTTCAAGATCCTTTCCAGTGTTCGGAATCATCAGATCAACTCAGATTTGGCTCAATTACTGCTCCGGCTAGATTATAACAAATATTATACCCAGGCTGGTGGAACTCTGGGCAG ttttggGATGTAA